The Pontibacter sp. SGAir0037 DNA segment AAGTCGAATTTAAAAGCACCGGAGGCCAGAATATCTGTATTCTGTATAAGAGCATAGGCTAGTGCCTCTGCTTTACCCGCTTAACAGATTCTTCTTACAAAGTCTTATCTATTAACCAAGATTTTAAAATCCTGGCCTTTATACTTTTCGTGCATAATAAGCCGTTATCGGAACGAAATCTGGTGCAATAGGATTATAGTTATGCTTTATGACAAATCTGTCAGAAAAAATAACTAAAATTGCACCATCTGGTTACATACCAGATTAATTAAGAGTTTGTTTTTATTTCACTTATGCGCAGCAACCATCTACTTGTTGCGGTAACTGCCCTGGCCCTTGCTGGCTGTACCGCATCCAAGAAGTCTGATAACAAAGAACCTGTCATTGCTACTCTTGGCTCCCAGACCATTTCCGCTTCTGAGTTCCAGTACGTTTATAAGAAGAATAACGAAGGCAACGAAGATGCCTATTCCCGCCAGAGCGTAACAGATTATCTCGACCTGTATACCAACTTTAAACTGAAGGTACTGGAGGCCGAAGGCCGTGGATTGGATACCACGATGGCTTTTAAGCGAGAACTGGAAGGTTATAAAGAGCAAATGGCACAGCCCTACCTCACTGAAAAAAGTGTTACAGACAACCTGGTGCGCGAGGCGTATGAGCGCCTGAAGAAAGAAGTAAATGCATCGCATATTCTCATCAGTTTACCAGCCGATGCCGATCCACAGGATACGTTAGCTGCCTATAACCGTGTGCTGGAATTACGCAACCGCGTTTTGGCTGGCGAAGATTTTGCAAAGCTGGCGAGGGAAAACTCACAAGACCCTTCGGCAGCAGAAAATGGCGGTAACTTAGGTTATTTTACAGCCATGCAAATGGTTTATCGATTCGAGGATGCTGCTTATAAAACAGCCCCCGGCGACGTTTCAATGCCTGTCCGTACCCGCTTCGGTTATCATTTAATTAAAGTAAACGATGTACGTTCTGCCAACGGCGAGGTAAAAGTGGCCCATATCATGGTGCGTGCAACTCCTGGTATGCCAAAAGCAGACTCTCTGGCTGCTAAGCAACGGGTTGATGCTATCTACAAACGTGTGCAACGCAAAGAGAACTGGGAGAAGCTAACCGCTGAATTTTCTGAAGACGCTAATTCTTCTGGAAATGGCGGTGAGTTGCCTTGGTTTGGAACAGGCCGTATGATTCCGTCTTTTGAAAATGCTGCCTTTGCCCTTCAGAAAGAAGGCGATGTGGCCAAGCCTGTACTTACTCCTTATGGCTGGCATATTATCCGGTTAATAGAAAAACGCGGACTACCATCTTTCGAAGACATGGAGCAATCGTTGCGAGCAAAAGTGGCAAAAGATTCCCGGTCTGAGCTTAACAAAACAGCTTTCTTAAAACGCATTAAAGCTGAAAATAACTTTACGGAGAACGAAGCTGCTAAAACTGCCGCCCTTGGCAAGGTAACCGACGAACTCCTACAAGGCAAATGGAACTACGATGCAGCCGACAAAGCCTTAAAACAGAACTTGTTTTCTATACAAGGTAAAAACTATACAGTTGGTGATTTCTTTGCTTATGCTAAAGCGGAACAACGCCCTCGAACAACAGGTACAGCGCCTCATGCTTTCAGCCTGCTTTACGACAACTATGTAAACAAAGCGTTGCTCGATTACGAGAAGGCTAACCTGGAGCAAAAGTACCCGGACTACCGCATGCTGGTAAAAGAGTACCACGATGGTATCCTGCTTTTCCAGTTAATGGACGAAAAAGTATGGTCTAAAGCAGTGGAAGACACTACAGGACTTAAAACTTACTTCGAACAAAACAAAGAGAAGTATAAGTGGGGCGAACGTGCTCAGGCTACTATCATCAGTGCTGCCAACAAAGATCTCCTGAACAAAGTACAGGAGCAACTGGCTGTAAGACGTTATCCGCTGGTTTCTACCAAAGTGGCGGATGTTTTATTCGAGAGCAACAGCAGCACCTTAACACAAGAGGGTAAGGCAAAACTGGATGAGTTGGTGGCCCGACTTAACAGCGATGCCAGTCTAAGCTTAACCATTAACGGACATACAGATGCCCGTGAAGCAACAGGCAAGAAGAGCCTGGCAGCAGAACGCGCGCAGAAAGCGGCAACTTACTTAACAGAAAAAGGTGTGCCAGCCGATAAAATAGCAACGCAGGTGTTAGGCAAAACAAAGCAGGTAGCATCGGATAATTCTGAAGCCGGCCGTCGCCGTAACCGCAGAGCTTCTTTTGTTCTTTATTCGTCTGACTTAAACTACCTGGCCGACAACCTGAATATTGGCAACCCACTGGGAGTGCAGATAACGGAAAAGAAATTCCAGAAAGGTGAGAACAAGGCACTTGATTCGGTTAAATGGGAAAAAGGCACTTACACCACCCAGCACAATGGCCGCGAATACCTGATTGTTATTTCGGATGTGCTGGCCCCGGGTTACAAGCAATTAAGCGAAGTACGTGGAGTTGCTACATCAGATTACCAGAACTACCTGGAGCAGGAATGGATAAAGGAACTGAAAAGCAAATACCCGGTAAATGTTAAAACCGATGAAATCGAGAAGCTGATCAGAAAGTAAACCTGTTCATACTCCGGCAGCTCTTTTTGATTTAGTTAAAGTAAGATATTATCAGAATAAAGCACTAATTTGTGCGTTGATTTAGCAGCGCATACAAGTTTTAAGTTATATATACATTGAAAAAGAATAGTATATTTTCCAAAGTAGCCTTAGTAGCTCTTTTTTTAATGCTAGCTACTGTAGCTACCTTCGCCCAAGCACCAGTACGCCAAAAAGTTGACGGCATTATTGCCAAAGTAGATAACCACATTATTCTACGTTCTGAACTGGAGTTCAGCTACCAGCAGTATTTAAACCAAACAAAGCAACAACCCTCTGCTGAATTAAAATGCCAGCTCTTCGAATCGATGGTGCAAGACAAGCTGTTGCTAGCCAGAGCCGCCATCGACTCTATTACCGTAGAAGATGCCAGGGTTGTCAGCGAACTTGACCGGCGTATGAATTACCTGGCTTCGCAGGTAGGAGGCGTAGAGCGCCTGGAGCAGTACTACAAGAAGAGCGTAAGGCAGTTAAAAGATGAACTCAGACGTTCTGTACGTGAGGAATTGGTTTCTGCTAAAATGCAGGAAGAAATTAGTGGCAAAGTAACTGTAACGCCAAAAGAAGTAAGACGTTATTTCAACTCTATTCCGTCTGATAGCCTTCCGTATTTCTCCAGTGAAGTAGAACTGGCAGAAATTGTGAAATACGCAGCCGTTAGTAAAGCTCAAAAAGCAGAGGCGCGTCAGAAACTGGAAGCCATACGCGACCGTATACTCGCAGGCGAAGATTTTGCAACCCTTGCCAGACAGTTTTCTGACGATGTTGGCTCCGGGCAACAAGGTGGTGAAATAGGTTTTATGGGTAGAAGACAGCTTGTGCCAGAGTATGAAGCGGCAGCGCTTCGCCTTGAGCCGGGACAACTGTCCAACATCGTAGAATCCCAGTTTGGCTTTCACCTTATCCAGTTGATCGAACGCAGAGGTCAAGAGTTTAATTCGCGCCATATTCTGATAAAGCCTGCTACAGCAACGGTAGATATCGATGAGGCGGCTACTGCTTTAGATAGCATTCGTACCTTGATTTTAAATGACTCGATTACATTTGCTAAAGCAGCCAAAGATTTCTCTGACGACTCTAATACAAAGGATAACGGCGGTATGATGAGCAGCCCGGCAACAGGAAGCACTTATTTTCCAATGGACCAGGTTGATCCGGGGATTTTCTTTGTGATTGACACGATGCAGGTTGGTGAGATTTCAAAACCAATTGCGTTTCGTACAGCAGACGGCCAGGAGGCTGTTCGCATCATTAAACTAGTTTCTAAGTCTGCCCCTCACCTGGCCAACTTACGCGACGATTATCAGAAAATAGCAACGGCAGCACTTCGACAGAAAAAAGGAAAAGCAGTGGATGCCTGGTTTAAAAAGAATTTTGATTCCGTTTTTATAGAAATAGATCCTGAATTCCAGAATTGTAACGTTCTCCAACAACTAACGCAGTAGAACCGAATGAAGCAGTACACCTCCGACAAAGAAGCCGCTGATGCGCTATACCGCTCTTACCAGGAGCTTACATCCGAGATATCGAAAGTAATAGTAGGTCAGGAAGAGGTAGTCAGGCTGGTGCTAACAGCCGTTTTTTGTCAGGGGCACTGCTTATTGGTTGGCGTTCCGGGTCTGGCGAAGACCTTACTTATCCATACAATCGCATCCTCGCTGGACATGTCGTTCAGCAGGGTACAGTTTACACCCGACCTGATGCCTTCTGATATAGTAGGTGCAGAAACAATGGACAAGGACCGTAACTTTAGCTTCGTTTCCGGCCCTATTTTCTCTAATATTGTTCTGGCGGATGAAATAAACCGTACGCCTCCTAAGACCCAGGCAGCCCTGCTGGAATCAATGCAGGAATACTCTGTTACAGTAGCTGGCCGTAAATATGAGCTGCCAAAACCATTTTTCGTACTGGCAACCCAAAACCCGATTGAACAGGAAGGAACTTACCCTCTTCCGGAGGCACAGCTCGACCGCTTCATGTTTAACATCACACTTGGCTACCCCAGTTATGAATCGGAGCTTCAGATTGTAAAGAACACAACCGGAGCCGCTAAAAACGCGCTGAACAAGATACTGCATGCAGATGATATACTGGCTTTTCAGCAACTGGTACGACGCGTGCCAGTAGTAGATAATGTGGTTGAGTACGCTGTAAAACTTGTGCATAAGACACGGCCTGATATGCCCATGGCTTCCCAACTGGCTAATCAGTACCTGGAGTGGGGAGCAGGCCCTCGTGCATCGCAGCACCTTATTATTGGTGCTAAATGTAATGCATTGCTCAATGGCAAGTATTCTCCCGATATAGAAGATGTGCAGGCGGTAGCTCTTCCGATATTACGCCACCGCATTGTCCGGAACTTTAAGGCAGAAGCCGAGGGTATTACAGTAGAAAAGCTGATCTCCGACCTTTTATAATATCGGCACCTGCACAGCCCATACTTTGCCTAAACCAGGTAAGCACATTGTAACTAATACAAATTAGGTGTAGTTTTGCACCATTCGTAATAACATACCCTAAAAAGCCTTATGGAAGCGCCTGCATTATTCATCCGCTTTAAAGATAACCTGGAAATTATCCTGGGTGCACTAAACAGCAAATTAGAAGTGCGATCTATGCCCTACAATACTTCTATTCCCCTGGAAGTAGATTTACTTGCCGGCATTCTCCGTATTCATGGCCTTCATTTTACATCAGAAACAGTAGGCGCCAGCCGCCTGCAGGACTTTTACCAATGGTTTCTGCAAAACGAAGAACAGGTAGCTGATGTGATGCACCGTGTTATGGAAGATAAAAAAGCGTACATAAAAACAGATCAGGGTACGGTGCTGCAAAAAGAAATGCTTTACAGAAGACTGGAGTATTTTAAAGAAACAGCGCATACGTTAGATGTAATGATGCGCCAGCAGCAATTAAAAAGCCCAAAGCACTTTCAGTACCCCTTCCTGCTCAACCAATAAAGCATAAGAGAAAAGCCAGCTACAACAGCTGGCTTTTCTCTTATGTTGCCATATAAAGCTTAATTAGCTTTTTGCACTACCCTAGGCTGACTTTGCCAAAGAGCTTCTACTTTCTTACCGACGTATGGCCTTCTCTGGCATGCTGTATATCCAGCTCTCCTTCCGGCTCTTTCTTCATAGAGGAGTCGGCCATAGCGCCCACAGGCCCTTTTGCCACAGTAATACCCCCATCTACCATATACAGAGCACCAGTTACATAAGAGGCTTCGTCTGAGGCCAAGAACAGGTATACATTGGCTACTTCTTCTGTTGTACCTCTGCGGCCCATTGGCGTCGCCAGCTTCATGGTTTCTACCATCTTACTGTCCATGGGGCCTGTGCCTGTATGTGTCCAGGCGGTATCAATCGGACCAGGACCTACAATATTACAACGCACCCCAAATTGAGCCTGCTCTACGGCAAGCCCTTTCATAAAAGCGTGCATAAAGCCTTTGGTACCACCATAGGGCGCATTCTGGGCGATACCAATCATACCAGCCTCAGAACCAGCCGACACAATATTACCTTTTGTTTTCTGCAGTTCAGGTAAAGCCGCTTTCGACATGTTAAAGGCAGACTTCAGGTTATTCTTGATCATGTAATCGAAAGCTTCCTCCGTGAAATCGGTTAAAACGTTTACTTCCGGAAAAACACCTGCATTGTTGATAAGAATGTCCAGTTTACCATATTGGCTTATGGCCAGGTTAACGCAATTCTTAGCGTTAGCCTCGGTAGATATATCACCTGTAAAAGCGATAGCTGTACCGCCTGCACTCTGAATTTCTTTTACGACATCTTCTACAGGATCTTCGGCAAAACCTGCCACTACTACTTTAGCGCCTTCGCTTGCAAACTTCTTGCAGATCGCCTCCCCTATTCCGGTGCCGCCACCTGTTACGATGGCTACTTTTTCTTTTAATCTATTTCCCATTTTTTTAAGTTTTATGCTGACTATTGCTTGGTATAAAGTAACGGCAGAAAGGCTGGTGAGGTTAATAAGCATATTGCCAGCAGCCACGATACATTTTATCAAAATTAGCGTATGCAATACCAAAGTACCTGATAATCAGCTTAGCCCCTTAACCTTAAACACCATAACCCTATGAGCTTCCTTTACAACATCTTGCCCGATACCTTTGCTGAACGGCTCGAGACAGCGCAATTGCTCTTAAGGCCTTACCAGGAAGAAGATGCCAGTGACTTTTTCAGGCTGATTCATGAAAGTTCAGATACGCTAAACCCGGCTTTCGGCGGGCGCCTGAACCGCGTAAAAGCACTTGAAGATGCCCGCACACAGGTACAGCAGCTACGCACTTACTGGGACAACCGCAAAATGTTTGACTTTGGTGTCTGGCAGAAAAGTGATGAGGCATACATAGGCGATATTGCTCTTAAGAACTTTGATCATACCGTTCCCAAAGCAGAAATAGGGCTTTATTTTAACCATTGGCCTGCATCTAAAGCAAGTGCCAAAGAATCATTAGAGCTTATGCTGCGGCTGGCATTCGAAACTATTGCTCTGAACAAAGTTTATATCCGCTGCACACTCACCAACTTATTCTATGGTGAACTTGCTGAGTCCTGTGGCTTTCTTAAAGAAGGACTGTTAAGAAGCGATTACAAAGGCGTTGATTCAGATGAGCTTTTTGACGTAATCTACTATGGTATGACCCGCAAAGATTATGAGCAGCAAAGGCATAAGGAACTTGAGCAGGATAAAGCACTTGTTTAAGGTTAACTTGCATAACAATTCTTTTCCTAAGAGTGCTTTCCACTACACGACCGAAGTGTGATTGCTTCGACAAAACTTACTTACACCTAACTAATATTATTAGCAATTAATTTCCTTACCATAGCTTTTGCCGTATATCATGCCTCTTGTAAGTTATGGCAATGCACTTGAATTTATTTTTCAACCTTTGCTTTAGAAGCTGAAAATAAAGATAAATTTGTAGCAAAAATGGCACAAAATAGGTAAAGCAGGTGTTATCATAATATAAAAACGGAAGCTAAATTATTTAGTAAATTATAGCATAACATTTTTGAAATTTGCTACTGATTTCGTAATTTCACCTTCAATATAAAGCACATTTAATTTTAGAACATGAGCGTAAGCAACGAAAAACTTAAGGCCCTGCAGCTAACCATTGATAAGCTCGATAAAACTTATGGAAAAGGCACTGTCATGAAGTTAAGCGACAATAAAGTAGAGGATGTTCCGGCCATCTCTACAGGTTCGCTTGGTTTAGATATTGCATTGGGTGTTGGTGGTTTACCACGTGGTCGTGTAATTGAAATATACGGACCGGAATCTTCTGGTAAAACCACGCTTACTATGCACTGTATTGCGGAAGCACAGCGTAAAGGAGGATTGGCTGCGTTCATTGATGCCGAGCACGCTTTCGATAAAGTATATGCCGAGAAACTAGGTATTGATACTGAAAACTTATTGATCTCTCAGCCAGACAACGGTGAGCAGGCACTGGAAATTGCCGACCACCTGATTCGCTCTGGTGCTATTGATATTATTGTAATTGACTCTGTAGCAGCTCTTGTACCGAAAGGTGAATTAGAAGGCGATATGGGCGACAGCAAAATGGGTTTACAGGCTCGTTTAATGTCTCAGGCACTTCGTAAACTGACGGGAACGATCAACAAAACAGGATGCTGCTGTATCTTCATCAACCAGCTTCGTGAGAAGATCGGGGTGATGTTCGGTAACCCTGAAACTACTACAGGTGGTAACGCACTTAAGTTCTATGCTTCTGTTCGCCTGGATATCCGTAGAGTTGGCCAGATTAAAGAGAGTGCTGATAACATCACTGGTAACCGTACACGTGTGAAAGTGGTGAAAAATAAAGTAGCGCCTCCATTTAAAGTGGTAGAATTCGACATTATGTATGGAGAAGGTATCTCTAAAGTAGGCGAAATTCTTGACCTTGGTGTAGAGCTTGGTGTAGTACAGAAATCAGGTTCCTGGTTCTCTTACAATGGCGATAAGCTTGGCCAGGGCCGTGATGGTGTGAAGCAGATTCTACTTGACAATCCTGAACTGATGGAAGAGATTGAAGGTAAGATCAGAGCTATTATCAAAGGCGAACCTGAAAAGGTTGCCGCTGCATTAGAAGAAGATCGATCTGAAGACTAAAACTTGTTCTTTTAGATACAGTAATGGAAAAGGTGCTATGATTATAGCACCTTTTTCGTTTTATGCGTGTTGATTAGCACGAAAGAACTTGCTAACTTAGAAGAAATGAAGCAGTTGGTATAGTACTTGTTATGATACAAGCAAAACTGCTAATTTAGATCAGAAGGTATGAAGAAGATTATTCCGGCATTAGGGCTACTTTTTTTGGTAATTTCAGGGTTTGTAACAAAACAGGTATTACGTACAGTGCCTAACGAAAGCTTTTCGACAGGCGAAGTATTAAAATATAAAGTGCACTATGGCCCTATAAACGCTGCTGAAGCAGTAATAGATGTTGCTCCTACGCTGCATACTGTAAATGGCCGGCCATGTTATAAAGCAACGGTAAACGGTAAAACAACAGGCTCGTTCGATTTCTTTATCAAGATCAGGGATACCTGGCAATCGTATATAGATACGGCCGCTATTCTACCTATGCGCTATGCCAGCAACATAGAAGAAGGCAGCTATCGCAAAAAAGAAACAGTAGAATTTAACCATATTGCGAATACGGCCTACGTTGATAAACGAAAAAAGAAAGAGAAGGAAACCGGTACCTTTCCCATACCTGCCAATGCACAGGATATTGTAAGTGGCTTCTACTACCTTAGAACCTTAAACTATGATAAGATGAAAGTTGGCGAGAGGTTCAGTATCAAAGGTTTTTTTGACCAGGAAGCATTTGACATGGTTGTTACTTTCCATGGCCGTGAAACGGTGAGCACTAAAATAGGGAAAATAAACGCCATCAAGCTTACGCCTAAAATGCCAAGCAACAAGCTATTCAAGGGAGAAGATGCCATCACAGTCTATCTCTCAGACGACATGAACAAAATACCTGTGCTGATACAAGCTAATATGTTTGTAGGATCTGTAAAAGTAGACCTGTTCGAATACAAGAACCTGAAGCACCGGATTTACATTGCCCAAAAATAACAAGAAAGCCAGCCATAAGGTTGGCTTTCTTGTTATACATACCCTTAGCAAGAGGCAGTGCTATGTTAAGAATTTATTATGATTTAATTATGCTAAAGTAATTTGGCTGAATGTGCAGTATATTTGACGTGAATTATTAGGCATTGCAACAGTGAACAGAGTTAAATACGCTCACCTACAGTAAAGCGTGCAGCAGCTCTGATAAACCCTGAAAAACGCTAAATTATACAACTGTGCAAACTACTTCAAACTACAAAATACTGGTAGTAGACGACGATCCGGATATTGTTGAGCTACTAAATTATAATCTTGTAAAAGAACACTACGATGTAGCTGAAGCCGACAACGGTAAAAAAGCTATTGAGATGGCTCAGAAGTTTAAGCCGGATATTATCCTGATGGATGTTATGATGCCTGTAATGGACGGCATTTCTGCCTGCCGCCAGCTGCGGGAAATGTCTGACTTTAAGCATACACACATTATCTTTTTAACAGCACGTTCAGAAGAATTTTCAGAAGTGGCTGCTTTTGACGCAGGTGCTGATGATTTTATTACCAAACCCATTAAACCAAGAGCCTTGCTGAGCAGGCTGGCAGCCTTTGCACGACGCGATGCACAGGTAGAGGAAGAAGAAAAAGTAATTGAAATCGGTGGCCTCCGTATAGACAGGACCAGCTTTGCTGTTTACAAAGGCGACGCTAAAATCACACTACCCAAAAAGGAATTTGAGTTATTGGCTTTTCTGGCTGCTACACCTAATAAAGTTTTTAGCCGCGAAGAGTTGTTGAATAATGTTTGGGGGAACGATGTATATGTAATTGCCCGAACCGTAGATGTTCACATCAGAAAAGTGCGGGAGAAAATAGGCGAAGACAATATCAGAACCATTAAGGGTGTAGGCTATAAGTTTAACACAGACTGATCGCTCTACAGAAAAGGACTGAGCAGAAACAGATGTAAAACTATAGGCTATCTACTTTTTATTATCAGAAAATCTTGTGTCTTTTGCCCTGACACCAGTGCCTGATTACTTTCAATGAATTTAAATTCGCGTTCGCTTGCCCTTCTTATATCACTGGCAGTAGCAGGAGTGCTTACTGCCTTTATTGCTTTAGCCACTTACTTATCCACAGAGGGTTTATTAGTTGCTTTGGCTCTTGTTTTTATCTGCTGCTTCCTGATTATCCATTTTTCGTATGAAGCACTTGTGTTTCGGGAAATAAAGAACGTTTACTCCAGCCTGGAGAAGATAAAAAAACAGGAGTATAAAAAAATTGAAGGCCGTTCACTTTTTAATTCTGATCCATTGCGCAAAATCAAGGATGAGATTTACCAGATAGCCGAAAAGAAACAGGAAGAAATAGACGAACTGAAGCAGCTGCAAAACATGCGCAGAGAGTTTTTAGCAGATGTGTCGCACGAGCTAAAGACACCCATTTTTGCAGCACAAGGTTTTATTCACACACTGCTGGATGGCGCTATGGATGACCCCATTGTGCGCGACAAGTTTCTGCAGAAAGCGGCCAAAAGCCTGGATGGCTTGGATGCCCTGGTGCAAGACCTGATCAGTATTTCTCAGTTTGAGAAAGGCGTAGTAAAGATGCAGAAGCGAGACTTTGATGCCATTCAGCTGGCAAGAGAGGTATTTGAGCAACTGGAGCAAAAAGCAGCCTCCCTGGAGATAAACCTACATCTGGAACTCGACTCCAAACAGAAAGTAATGCTTTATGCTGACCCTAACCGCATCAGGCAGGTTTTTGTAAACCTGGTGGATAATGCCATCAAATACGGTAGAAAAGGCGGCAACATTTGGGTGTCTTTTGAAGAAGGACGTAAAAAGTATACTATAACTGTAAAAGACGACGGTAAAGGTATTGCCCAGGAGCACATTAACCGGATATTTGAACGATTTTACCGCATTGATAAAAGCCGCGCCCGCGACACCACCAGCACCGGCCTTGGCCTTGCCATCTGCAAGCACATAGTAGAAGCTCATCGTTCTATTATAGCCGTAAAAAGTGAGGTGGGCAAAGGTACTACCTTACGCTTTAAACTGCTGAAAGCGAAAAAGGAGTAGTATCAGATATGGATAATTTGCAGCTGGAAATACCTGGTTCATGAATAGCTATGTTGCAGCTTTTGCATAAAGGAAGCGCCAACAGGTACAACCTGGTCTTTTACACATACCTGATGGCGCTCAATTTTATTGATTCTATCTTTGGCAACCACATAAGACCGATGCACACGCACAAACCTATCGGCTGGCAGTAACTCACAAAGTTCATTTATCGTCATCCGCGAGAGCAGTTTCTTCTCTTCCAGCACAAACGTAATATAGTTGCCGGCTGCCTCCATATACAAAATTTCATCATACAACACCTTCACCTGCTCATAGCCTGTTTTAAGGAAAATATAATCTTTGTTGGGAGCCACTGATTTGTTACGGAGTTGCAGATGTTCCTGTGCCTTGTTACAGGCTTTCACAAACCTGGCCAGCGAGAAAGGCTTCAGCAGGTAATCAATAGCATCCAGCTCAAAGCTGGTAACAGCATGCTCCGAATAGGCAGTAGTAAATATAACAAGCGGCTTTTTCTGCAGACTGGCAACAAACTCCAGACCTGAGATATCAGGCATTTTTATATCCAGAAAAAGTACATCAACAGGCTCACGTTGTAAGTATTCCAAGGCTTTAAAGGCATCTGTAAAGCAAGCCTCCAGTTCCAGGAAAGGCACCTTCGCTGCCAGCGAACGTACTACTTCCAAGGCCATTGGTTCATCGTCTATTGCTATTGCTTTCATAATATATAAATAGTGTCGCTACGAAGAATATCAGCTTCAGAGCAATTTAGATAAATAGTTACTTCGCCTCCATCAATTCATCTAATTTCTTATAGAAGCTGTCATCTTCGCCAATAAACTTAGCTATAATCTTTTTATCCTGATCCAGTATGAATTTAGTAGGATAAGCTTCTACACCATACCTTACCGCTACATTAGCCTCAGTTTCCGATGTATCGATCACTTGTGGCCAGAGTAGTTCGTGCTTCTGCACTGCTGTTCTCCAGGCCTCTTCAGTCTCATTGCAATCTATACCAATAAACTCGATGCTGCCTTTATACTTAGAGTAGTATTCTTTCATCTTAGGAAAACCTTTTACACAAGGTGCACACCAACTTCCCCAAAAGTCTAATACAATATATCGGCCTTTTACTGTATTTAAAGCAAAGTCTCCGGCGAGTGAAGGCAATTTAAACTCAGGGGCTGTTTCGCCTTCTTTTATAATCTGTTTCGCTTTCTGTATTTTAGTATACTTATCATAGGTATCCAGCTGGCTTTCGAGCATTGTCTTAAACAGACCATTTCGAACATCAGGTGCCAGAGCAGGATAAAGTTTCCCTAAATTCTCCCAAGACTGATCCAAAAGAAAATAAGCTGCCAAATCCTTGTTTAAATTGTTTTTGACATATTCCAGCTTTGCTTCTCCTCCTATTCCTTTTATTCTATTACGCTTCTGAAAAAGCTCATTGATCAATGTTTTGTCACCGTTATTGGCTATAAGTGTATCAAGCTGAAGCTCCACTGCTACAGCCTCCGATACTGCTTCAATGTAACTTTTCCTTACCTTTGTATATTGCTCATTAAATTCTGTGCCTTTAACCGTATAATCCATGTAAAGCTCTTTTAGCTCTCCCTCAATCTCTAGCTTATCACCAGGCTTTACTAATACAATTATAGCTTTTTCTCTTGCCCAATAAGGACTGCCATCTCTTCTAGTATAAATGGCTTTCTTTGGCATAAGGTACACCATCAATGGCGCAGCTCCGGGTATATTACAGGTAAAATACCCTTCTTTAGCAACCAATGTATCCTGTACAGAATCTCCTGAGTTATCATCTGGAGTTAATATAGGATAATACGAAACCAGAATTTCATCATCTCCTAAACCTTGGATATTGGCCTTGATATTATGTGTCGCCATAGTTGGATGTATTGTTAGTTGTTTGGCTTGCTTACAGGATACCAGCCATCCTAGTGCTACTACTAG contains these protein-coding regions:
- a CDS encoding DUF3108 domain-containing protein translates to MKKIIPALGLLFLVISGFVTKQVLRTVPNESFSTGEVLKYKVHYGPINAAEAVIDVAPTLHTVNGRPCYKATVNGKTTGSFDFFIKIRDTWQSYIDTAAILPMRYASNIEEGSYRKKETVEFNHIANTAYVDKRKKKEKETGTFPIPANAQDIVSGFYYLRTLNYDKMKVGERFSIKGFFDQEAFDMVVTFHGRETVSTKIGKINAIKLTPKMPSNKLFKGEDAITVYLSDDMNKIPVLIQANMFVGSVKVDLFEYKNLKHRIYIAQK
- the recA gene encoding recombinase RecA, producing the protein MSVSNEKLKALQLTIDKLDKTYGKGTVMKLSDNKVEDVPAISTGSLGLDIALGVGGLPRGRVIEIYGPESSGKTTLTMHCIAEAQRKGGLAAFIDAEHAFDKVYAEKLGIDTENLLISQPDNGEQALEIADHLIRSGAIDIIVIDSVAALVPKGELEGDMGDSKMGLQARLMSQALRKLTGTINKTGCCCIFINQLREKIGVMFGNPETTTGGNALKFYASVRLDIRRVGQIKESADNITGNRTRVKVVKNKVAPPFKVVEFDIMYGEGISKVGEILDLGVELGVVQKSGSWFSYNGDKLGQGRDGVKQILLDNPELMEEIEGKIRAIIKGEPEKVAAALEEDRSED
- a CDS encoding response regulator transcription factor, whose product is MQTTSNYKILVVDDDPDIVELLNYNLVKEHYDVAEADNGKKAIEMAQKFKPDIILMDVMMPVMDGISACRQLREMSDFKHTHIIFLTARSEEFSEVAAFDAGADDFITKPIKPRALLSRLAAFARRDAQVEEEEKVIEIGGLRIDRTSFAVYKGDAKITLPKKEFELLAFLAATPNKVFSREELLNNVWGNDVYVIARTVDVHIRKVREKIGEDNIRTIKGVGYKFNTD
- a CDS encoding LytTR family DNA-binding domain-containing protein is translated as MKAIAIDDEPMALEVVRSLAAKVPFLELEACFTDAFKALEYLQREPVDVLFLDIKMPDISGLEFVASLQKKPLVIFTTAYSEHAVTSFELDAIDYLLKPFSLARFVKACNKAQEHLQLRNKSVAPNKDYIFLKTGYEQVKVLYDEILYMEAAGNYITFVLEEKKLLSRMTINELCELLPADRFVRVHRSYVVAKDRINKIERHQVCVKDQVVPVGASFMQKLQHSYS
- a CDS encoding TlpA disulfide reductase family protein, which codes for MATHNIKANIQGLGDDEILVSYYPILTPDDNSGDSVQDTLVAKEGYFTCNIPGAAPLMVYLMPKKAIYTRRDGSPYWAREKAIIVLVKPGDKLEIEGELKELYMDYTVKGTEFNEQYTKVRKSYIEAVSEAVAVELQLDTLIANNGDKTLINELFQKRNRIKGIGGEAKLEYVKNNLNKDLAAYFLLDQSWENLGKLYPALAPDVRNGLFKTMLESQLDTYDKYTKIQKAKQIIKEGETAPEFKLPSLAGDFALNTVKGRYIVLDFWGSWCAPCVKGFPKMKEYYSKYKGSIEFIGIDCNETEEAWRTAVQKHELLWPQVIDTSETEANVAVRYGVEAYPTKFILDQDKKIIAKFIGEDDSFYKKLDELMEAK
- a CDS encoding cell wall metabolism sensor histidine kinase WalK; amino-acid sequence: MNLNSRSLALLISLAVAGVLTAFIALATYLSTEGLLVALALVFICCFLIIHFSYEALVFREIKNVYSSLEKIKKQEYKKIEGRSLFNSDPLRKIKDEIYQIAEKKQEEIDELKQLQNMRREFLADVSHELKTPIFAAQGFIHTLLDGAMDDPIVRDKFLQKAAKSLDGLDALVQDLISISQFEKGVVKMQKRDFDAIQLAREVFEQLEQKAASLEINLHLELDSKQKVMLYADPNRIRQVFVNLVDNAIKYGRKGGNIWVSFEEGRKKYTITVKDDGKGIAQEHINRIFERFYRIDKSRARDTTSTGLGLAICKHIVEAHRSIIAVKSEVGKGTTLRFKLLKAKKE